Proteins from a single region of Chryseobacterium sp. W4I1:
- a CDS encoding thioredoxin family protein: MKKLSIIAFLGLSVLAFAQETKNQPEARKKDNALLVKTDHAELDAKKKAGEEKSKLPKPYDPKANAEADINKLIAQAKKEGKNIMIQAGGNWCIWCLRFNNFVQSTPELKETVNKNYLYYHLNYSPDNKNEKVFAKYIDINEKVGYPFFIVLDQNGKIVHVLKDSSVLEEGKGYSKEKVQEFFNQWAPKS; this comes from the coding sequence ATGAAAAAATTGTCGATCATAGCCTTTTTGGGATTAAGCGTACTTGCTTTTGCCCAGGAAACCAAAAATCAGCCGGAAGCAAGAAAAAAAGATAATGCTTTGCTGGTAAAAACCGATCATGCAGAACTGGATGCGAAGAAGAAAGCAGGTGAGGAAAAGTCAAAACTTCCTAAACCTTATGATCCGAAAGCCAATGCCGAAGCTGATATCAATAAACTGATTGCTCAGGCTAAAAAAGAAGGAAAGAACATTATGATACAAGCTGGTGGAAACTGGTGTATCTGGTGTCTCCGTTTTAATAATTTTGTACAGAGTACTCCAGAATTGAAGGAAACCGTAAATAAAAACTATTTATATTATCACCTGAATTATTCGCCGGATAATAAGAATGAAAAAGTTTTTGCTAAGTATATAGATATTAATGAAAAGGTGGGTTATCCTTTTTTCATTGTTTTAGATCAAAACGGAAAAATAGTTCATGTCTTAAAAGACAGTTCAGTTCTTGAAGAAGGAAAAGGATACAGTAAGGAAAAAGTACAAGAGTTCTTTAATCAATGGGCTCCTAAGTCATAA
- a CDS encoding aldehyde dehydrogenase, which yields MEIQEVVSSQKAFFKTHQTKNIKFRKMYLEKLRDLIIKNEDLMCEAIHQDFGKSKFDTFTTELSFVLNDIDYYLKNINSLSKSKSVRTNLSTQIGKSSIHPEPLGCVLVIGAWNYPYQLSLSPMIAALAAGNCCILKPSEIAENTMKVMSKLINENFPPEYLYVYEGGIDETTELLKLKFDKIFFTGSTKVGKFIYKAAAEHLTPVVLELGGKSPAIVTKDADLEIAAKRIVWGKFLNAGQTCVAPDYLLVEESIHEQFLEMVRKYITEFQYSPDAEHYTRIINRRNFDRLLKLIDKEKIYFGGNSDENKLYIEPTLLNNISWEDDIMQEEIFGPILPVIGFTNFNLVLNSILEQEKPLAAYLFTRNSEEKEAFTAKLSFGGGCINDVIMHLGNDRLPFGGVGASGMGNYHGKYGFEAFSHQKSILEKATWGEPNIKYPPYSEKKLSWIRKLL from the coding sequence ATGGAAATTCAGGAAGTTGTCTCCAGTCAGAAAGCATTTTTCAAAACCCATCAGACAAAGAATATCAAGTTCAGAAAAATGTATCTTGAAAAACTGCGGGATCTTATTATAAAAAATGAAGATCTCATGTGTGAAGCTATTCACCAGGATTTTGGCAAGTCTAAATTTGATACTTTTACCACAGAACTTTCTTTTGTTCTGAATGATATTGATTATTATCTTAAAAATATAAACTCACTTTCAAAATCTAAAAGTGTAAGAACCAATCTATCCACCCAGATTGGGAAAAGCAGTATCCATCCGGAACCTTTAGGCTGTGTTTTGGTTATCGGTGCATGGAATTATCCTTATCAACTATCACTTTCTCCCATGATTGCTGCATTAGCAGCCGGAAACTGCTGTATTTTAAAGCCAAGCGAAATTGCAGAAAATACCATGAAAGTGATGTCAAAACTTATCAATGAGAACTTTCCTCCCGAATACCTGTATGTTTATGAAGGTGGTATTGATGAGACTACGGAACTTTTAAAACTAAAATTTGACAAAATATTTTTCACCGGTAGCACAAAAGTTGGAAAGTTCATTTATAAAGCTGCTGCAGAACATTTAACGCCCGTTGTTCTTGAATTGGGTGGAAAATCTCCTGCTATTGTCACCAAAGATGCAGATCTTGAAATAGCTGCCAAGAGAATCGTATGGGGCAAATTTTTAAATGCCGGACAAACCTGCGTAGCTCCAGATTATCTGCTTGTTGAAGAATCAATACATGAGCAGTTTTTGGAAATGGTGAGAAAATATATAACAGAATTTCAATACAGCCCGGATGCTGAACACTATACAAGAATTATCAACCGTAGAAATTTCGACAGACTCCTGAAACTTATCGATAAGGAGAAAATCTATTTTGGTGGAAATTCGGATGAAAATAAATTATATATAGAGCCTACTCTTCTGAATAATATAAGCTGGGAAGATGATATCATGCAGGAAGAAATTTTCGGTCCCATACTTCCGGTCATTGGTTTTACAAATTTCAATCTGGTTTTAAACAGTATTTTGGAGCAGGAAAAACCACTTGCTGCTTATCTTTTCACAAGGAATTCTGAGGAAAAAGAAGCTTTCACCGCAAAACTTTCTTTCGGTGGCGGATGTATCAATGACGTCATTATGCATTTGGGCAACGACAGGCTTCCATTTGGAGGAGTTGGAGCTTCCGGTATGGGAAATTACCATGGAAAATATGGCTTTGAGGCTTTTTCCCATCAAAAATCTATTCTGGAAAAAGCGACCTGGGGTGAACCTAATATCAAATATCCTCCGTATTCTGAAAAAAAATTAAGCTGGATCAGGAAACTGTTGTAA
- a CDS encoding lysophospholipid acyltransferase family protein, giving the protein MNFLIKILYFISKLPLKVLYIFSDVIFFLNYFLVGYRKKVITQNLKNSFPEKSDEEIRIIRKKFYLNFSDYLVETIKSFSISETESRVRMQHINQEVFHDAKAEGKNIIMLAGHVFNWEWMNAFAKIIPQKHCHPVYRKVNNDFWENQMKIVRNKFGNEALEANEVIMNIFRSKNDGESAYMFVADQTPHVAHVNYGLEFLNQKTPAFIGYDKLATRMDLAFIYCEMKKVKRGYYQVNYHRIYPDGEKFTEHEVVRKFHKLLENTLHKHPDNYLWSHRKWKYQDSIKTFDAAKI; this is encoded by the coding sequence ATGAATTTCCTAATCAAAATATTATATTTCATTTCTAAGCTTCCGCTCAAAGTATTGTATATTTTTTCGGACGTTATCTTTTTCCTAAATTATTTTCTGGTAGGATATAGAAAGAAAGTGATCACACAAAATTTAAAAAACTCTTTTCCTGAAAAATCGGATGAAGAGATTAGAATAATAAGAAAGAAATTTTATCTTAATTTTTCTGACTATCTTGTAGAAACCATTAAATCTTTCAGTATTTCTGAAACCGAATCAAGGGTCAGAATGCAGCACATCAACCAGGAAGTCTTCCATGATGCTAAAGCAGAAGGTAAAAATATTATTATGCTGGCTGGCCATGTTTTCAATTGGGAGTGGATGAATGCTTTCGCAAAAATTATTCCCCAGAAACACTGTCATCCGGTATACAGAAAGGTCAACAACGACTTCTGGGAAAACCAAATGAAGATCGTAAGAAACAAATTCGGAAATGAAGCTCTGGAGGCCAATGAAGTGATCATGAATATCTTCAGGTCTAAAAATGACGGGGAATCAGCTTATATGTTTGTAGCAGATCAAACTCCGCATGTAGCTCATGTTAATTACGGATTAGAATTTCTAAATCAAAAAACTCCGGCTTTTATAGGCTATGATAAGCTGGCAACCAGAATGGATCTTGCTTTTATTTACTGCGAAATGAAGAAAGTAAAACGGGGCTATTACCAGGTAAATTATCACAGAATTTATCCGGATGGTGAAAAGTTTACAGAACATGAAGTCGTAAGAAAATTCCACAAGCTTCTGGAAAATACTTTACATAAGCACCCGGACAATTATCTCTGGTCACACAGAAAGTGGAAATACCAGGATTCCATCAAAACTTTTGATGCTGCCAAAATATAA